The following DNA comes from Bombus pascuorum chromosome 3, iyBomPasc1.1, whole genome shotgun sequence.
TTTGTGTATTCCACTTTGCTAAGGTTGGCAGTACTCTTAACTTTGTAACAGAGTTTGTTCGAAATGGACAATTCAAATCCTTCCAactaaaagatagaaatatttcagactaaatttaaaaaaagaagtatacactaaaatatatattttattctattaaatcaCCTACAATGGCCGATCTCCAACTTCAACTTCAACCAAGTGTACTGATTCTGGAGCTGTTTTAAACCCATCTTCTATGAAAGGTTCCGCtgtaataagaataaaatgttttaaatttatatagattattaacttattaatatagtatattataaggtatatattttgcagtatttaaaaaaaacgttTCTTAATCTATgatgtaattatattaaaacaaacatGTAACATGGAAAGATACTGATTCTAAGTGGTTTTATGGAAAGGAAGCAATGTGTCATAAAATTAaggttatatataaaataaatgactACGGTACAGCAATTATACCTTCTACGCAGTCTGGGCACCAACTTTTGCCATTAGAAAGTTTTTTACCACTATAAAGTACGTAGACTGATTCATTAGAtctgaaatttttcataaatttgaaaaaattctcgTATCCCTCTACGTGGTGTCGTAAAaccattttctatttttttctttttaaatggcAAAacacaattatattaaaacttaacgaatatttttttattctatggGTTGCAATATGTTACTGCGCAGCAGCCTCTTATCAATTGTAAAATGGTGACACCTTTTGCACGAGATATTTTCAGTTGACATTAATCCAATTGATAAGAGACGGTTCGTTCCGATTAATAAAAgtgaaagtaattaatattttaatcaatac
Coding sequences within:
- the LOC132905027 gene encoding thioredoxin domain-containing protein 17-like, translated to MVLRHHVEGYENFFKFMKNFRSNESVYVLYSGKKLSNGKSWCPDCVEAEPFIEDGFKTAPESVHLVEVEVGDRPFWKDLNCPFRTNSVTKLRVLPTLAKWNTQKRLEGDQCQKIDLIEMLLTDEDD